The region ATTAATACACAGACAAGAAACCATGCAAAGAAACTTTGCAAAATGACAAGCAAGTAGAGATTGACATCAGCAAACCATAAAGATCAAAATAAGTGAAGTGCCATACATCTGACTACATcttctcttctttatttttgtaaacAGAAATAGAGCACCTAACATCATTCCATCAGAATGAGGGAATGATGTAATGAGATACACAACCAGCTGGAACAGCTAGCTTAAATTCTACAATGAAATGGCCTGCTCAAATctattttattctatataattatgtatttgaaGTGTGGAATTTTCAGAAGGATTTTAGGATCACTATGAACTTAATATTTCTAGCACATTCAAAGTCCTTCACAATTTTCCTAGGTGGAAGTTCCAAAAGATTAATGCATCTCACTGATCTCAGGATACAACTCGTAAAAATAAAAGaccaaatcaatacaaaatacaCACAATCAACAATTGCACACAAAAAGTCCATTCATTTTCCCCTTCCCAGAGGCACTGAGCTGTGAATACctcaaattcaagaacaaaaacCCAAAGCATCAGCCATAAAAGTGTGTAGAATTAATATTTCCTATTCAACTAAAACAAAAGTTTGCAGAACAAAAAGCAAACCTCTCAAGTTCTAACTTCTAAATTTCCAACCAAAAACACAATATGTACAAGACAAAAGCGCCAAAGATCAATGCATTTCAGTGCACAACTCATAAAAGTAACAAAGCCAAATCAACGCAaacatacacaatcaacaatttCGCACAAAGAGTCCATTCCTTTACCCTTCCAAGCAGCATAATGAACGGTAAATACATCAAattcaaaaaaccaaaaaaaaaaatatatccaacTGTATTCGTCCTAAACAATGCGTAGGTAGAACTAGTGTCCTGTGTCCCCTAATCCACTAAAACAAAAGGTACCAAATCAACTAGCAGCAAAACAGATCAAAAGATAACGCGACCAACCTCACTGCAACGAAGATCAAGAGCTGGGAGTAGGTAGGTGTGCCTCGGAAAGCTTGAAGGAGGCGGTCGAAGACCAAACCGGATCGGCTCATGACTGCAATATGTGGCCTTTGAACTCAGGATAAGAATGAAGTAGAGATGGAAAGAGGAAGCGCGAGCAAGAGTTGACAACTCTTCGACAGCGCGTGGCCTATGAACTCTTCACTGTATGATCGGTTAAAGAAGGTTATGCCATCTGTATCCTAAAATGGAGGTAACAACGGTAAGATACCGGGCTCTTTTGCGTTCCCACACTCACGGCGTAAATATTCCAACGGTCTCCAAATacatcttttaattaaaataatcatcttttctaaattaaaataaaaaataaaagactttcCTGGAAGACTATCCGCAACAAGTAAAAGCGGATTTCATTCTCACCTCTCTTTTACGGTTTTACCAttcccaataaataaataaataaataatcagtTACACGGGCAAATTTTTCCTCGGTTATTACTCATACATTTGTGGTGATTTTTTTCCTATGACTTGCAAGTGGGCATACAATTGTTGGTATACTCATACATAACAGGTGTTTAACTTTATTAAATTTAACAGGTAGAGATTGAAGACTAGACAATCAATGTCAGTAGTTTTTTATAAGCCAGATTCCGGAATTCAAAACTACTGGCGTTGAAGATAACAGAGCGCTGACAATGGCACCTGCatattcattcattttgaaCGCCACAAGAAGCAGGTGGATGGAAAAAAATATGCCAGGGACTGCACTAGTTTGAAACGTAACTGCACTAATACTTTATaacataaaattatgttttataaaCGTACTCGCCTGTATAATCACTATAATTAAACACACCAAATAAAAAAGACATTTTACATGTACAACATATTTTTAAGAAGTATATCCATGGACCATAACCTTCTGTGCAAGGCTTGGTCTCAAAAATCAATTTGCTGAAGAGGTGCAGCTTAAGTCTTTATCAGAGATTAACCACTGACCAGTCCAACCGGCAACAAGCGCTCACTGGAGCAATTATAACAGAAAAGCCAAACTTGCAacccaaaagaagaaaaaagggcTGCAAGCATTATATTCTGTATCCATATAGGAAAGAAACAAATCTTCAGTGATGGCCTTGATTATTAATTCAGTTACATAATCAAATGCCTCACACTCTTTCCAAGCTCGTCGAAACCAAGAAGAATTCCTCAGTTCATTCCCTGCACGCCTCCTGACAAGCTATAAGTGATACAGTCAAGCAAAAAGTATGAATTTTGTGCCGTAGTTTAACCCCATCCTCATTGACTTGGGAGAGGACGAGTTGATAGACAACACACAATCTCCGAGTTTTTCAGCCTCAATGCCTACAGTTGTTAAAGCATGAGGATagttaaaactcaaaaataaaaaaataccccACTGAATGAGAACCACAAAACAGAAGACATATGACCCATGACAGAACACTAGGCAACTTGGAACTGATATGACTGCATTGTGCTACCCATCAGAATGGTAACTTGCTTAGATGTTAGAAATATAACTTACAACAAACAATGCTGACAAGGCTAGAATCACTAAATAAATACCAACAAATAAAATGGAAATCAGAGTTTAAAACTCGACCATCCAACATAAAGCTTGATGTTATATATTGTGTTCCATTCAAGTAGTTTCCCCAGCAAATTATTATGAACACTACAAATATcaaaagtctaaaaaaataataataataattttctagTTAACCTTGCTTAAATGCTACTGATACATGAACCAATTTTGCTTAGATCTGATTAATTCGCATTCTattcctaaaatttttttaaaaacactaCAAATTTGAGCCTGGCCAGCTCCACAGCACAACATAGAAAAAAATGCCACCAGGCGCACATCTTCAATCatatatacaataaatttaTAGTTGAACACACCAAAGACAGATATTCTacatatataacataaatttaaaaactgaCCAATCCATCAGCCAGTTCTTGCTCAATTATGTAgctaaatcaaaataattcacTTGAGTAAAGATGAAGACCTATAAGAGATCAACCACTGACCAATCCATCTGCTCTCAAGTGAAGCAATTACAATAGAAAGGCAAACTAGCAACCCAAAGCAAGACCATGAAATGACAGCATTACATTTTATCTAAATGGTGGAAAGAGACTAATCTTCAGTGGTGGACTTTGATCAGTAATTCAGTTACATAGTGAACAGTTTGAAGTATTGCCATTTAATGCCGAAATTTTAACCCTATCCACATTAATTTGGGAGAAAGAGTAGATAGACAACACACAATTTCTGAGCTTTTCAACCTCAATGCCTATAGTTAAAGCATGGGGATAATTAAATCtccaaaataaacaaactttattcaatcaaaaccaccAAATCAGAAGGCATATGAATCATGACACAAAGTTGAGCATCTTTGAAGACTGCATTGTGCTTTAACCCATAAACACAAGCTCATCCCCCATGTATCAATTCAATTGTATGCTAAAAGACAAAATAAGCAACTTGCTTAGATGttgaaaatagaaattttaatttataatgttGGTATGTATTCAATAACTAAATTCGAAACACCAAAATAACCAATATGAAATCAGAGTTTATAAACTCCGGCATGGAGAGGCTTTTAAAAGATTCATATAAAACGGTAAAAAATGAGGGACTGGTATTTTTTCTTACAATTCTGTATTTGACATGTTACCGCATGATGCAAGTTAACAACAAATTGAATATTGTGCTAGTGCTTATATACTAAAACTCATTTGATGTGTCCTAATACCAAATATGTCACAAAACATGATTCATTTGAAGATATTACTATTTTTGCGAAATATCACAAACAAAGATATAAAGAATATTAATAGATCCATGATATTACTTTAGTTGTGGGCATGATATAGAATTATATCATGATCCACTAATATACTTCATATCCTTGTTGCATCTTCCGGTTTATATGAAATTCCACAAAAGTGATGACTGTTTCAAATGAATCATGGCATGTCTGATATTAGAGCAGATCCAATAAGACTTGGTACATAAGCACAAGCAAATCTGTTGTTTACTTGCATCACAGGGTAACAAGTCAAAtacaaaattgtaattaaaaatatttcatgaattaaaatataaatttgtaaaaataaaataaaatttttaccatTTCATATGAGTACACGCAAACAAACGATGAAAAACGAGTTAACCCAAGTGATCCACCATGCAATTAGGTACATGGTTCTACAACACATCCATTTTGCAGACAAACAAATTATAAGCGCCACAAATATCAagaaagtacaaataaaaaatgaaattttttttattgtgtttaaaTCAGCATCATACACATTCTGCTACTATAATCTTATTTATATCAAACTAAATCTAAACAAGCATTTCcatcctaaaaataaaaaaaattcaaacaacatAGAATTCTTTACTAATTAATCTAAATCAACTTAATAGCAAGGAACCAAAAACAGATGGAACTTGAAATTAGATTCTCAAAAATTcgcaaatgaaaaacaatacaaaTTGGTAAAAAGCCTCAGATATATCTATTGATGTCATTACAAAATTGCTTCCCCAAGTAGGTTCTCCCTGCAAACAGGGACTTGGTTCCACAACCCATCCATTTTGCAGACAAATCATCATAGgcaaaagaaataaagcaaaaaaaaatgatttttaactcaaaaacaaataaaacgtGAAATAAAAAcgtcattaaaaataaaaaaattgctaCATACTCGTAGGAGAAAGGCTCAGATACTATCCAGCGATAAAGTTCTCAATCATGTACAATCTGAAGCAGAACTAGCTTTTTCAAGCAATAGTTTCCATCACAGCCGcatcaaaattaaatacaaaacaaaattaggAGAAAACCCTCAAAATCAAGCAATGAAAACAGGaatcagttaaaaaaaaaggctcATATTAAGAAATTCAACCATATTTTCCCATGTGCTTCATTATTACCTTCAGAAGCGCGGGTATATTATAATCATTGccaaaattcaaacaaacaaatttgaaaaccaagaataaagaaaacaaaacatagatcGATGTTGCGAGAGATTTTAGAGGCAGATTCATAGAAATAGAAAAACAGCCCCCACGTGTAACCTCGCTGAAAATAATCTATGCCTCCATGACTAAACCCTTTGCGTATTGAAATCTCAAAAGGCTAAAGGTGAGGAGAGGCAAATGATGAAGGACATGGATTTCGTGGAGATCTTGGAGAAAATTTCTAGGGTTACTGATCGATCTACTAAGGAGGGGCAAGGATCTGAGGTGGAGAAGAGAGTAGAGGAAATGAAGCGCAGTGTGGCTATAGAGGGGAAGAATAAGGGGGATAACGATGGTGTTTATAGGAGTTTCTCATAAACCCTAGTCGTGGATCCAACGGCTGAGCTTCATCGGAGAGAGAAACGAATCgagataaaatcataaaatcactttgaatcttttgatcaataatattttttaaatatagatataatagatttttttttcaattattttgttaaaaaactGTTTAAACAactcttttggttttttttttttaagtaacttGTCTaattttagagatttttttatctttatcaaaagaatataatatatctatgtgaatttttttcatctaattttatttaatttaataaaaaataaaaaattgtgtgGTAACTTCCAAATGGGagcaaaatataaacaaaaaaaccataggTGTTAATTGGGAGAAAAAATAGAATGAGGAAGGCCTCATCCAAGCGGCGAGTGATGAGCCACAAATAGATCTTATTAAAAAGGAGAGTCATCTGACTCGCTCGCGGGAGTTGGTGAAgtcaaaaatttttgaattctaGGTCCTATAAAAGTCAAACTACTTTTGATCGTAGCAAGAGATTTCTCGAAAAAAAGTTTAGACAAATTTGGAGCTACATCAATCAAAGCAAATAAACAATTGGTCAATTTTACATATAATCGAGGAAGTCTCTAAGGCAGCAAAAGAAAAGACACGCCTATTACATTATGCCCAAATGCCTTAACAAAATAACTGAATAAGGAGGATGTCAATGGGATTTGGGATAAATTTACCCTTCATCTCCCAAGAGGTCTAAAGACTCTAAACATCTAAAAGGGACATAGGTAAGACATTGCAGAAAAATACCACAAAGTGAGCCCAGATACGCATTGAGAAAGCCCAAACTGAACATGAGGGTGCTCAGTGTCTTCCACTGCAGCATGACAGAGAGTGTAGGTAATTATGGAGATATGACTGCAACTTCTCTTGCCCAGTATTTCCAAAGAGAGAATCTTGTTGTGGAGGGCCATTCGGAAGAAGGCTTTTACTTTAAGTAGGCAATGCCCCTTACAAAGAGTTTTACCAAAAGTGCAACAGCGCATCCCACTATCATAAAGGAAGGAGTAGAAAGACATGATCGAAAAATCCTTGTTGCCTCATCTATGAGATTTAGAGCCGCTACCTTGTAAAAGGTTAACCAACAGGGTTTAGTGAAGCAAGGAGAGTTTGGCAAGAAACTAGGTAGGAGCATTATGAAGGAAATCCGCAACTGAACATAGTGGGTCTCTTCAAAATCCGCAACTCTCATTTAAAATTGATTGAAAGGAATAGGTTGTTgactttataaaatatatatatatatatattaaatatttttcatgtcttttatataaaaaaaattttgcaaaaaattaattataattatgttaattcatttatataattttttaataataaatttgctTATCTATCcacataaaaaaacttaaaatttaattacttttttcaAGTATTTCGTTAAAAtgattatttaaagaaaagaaatttatgCATGCTGGGAGAACTTGAGAGCAATGCAGTCAAACCTAGACCAATCCAGACGGGTTGAAAATTGATGTGAATACCAAAATCTTATCTTAGGTCAAACAAAACTGCAATAATAGGTTAATAATGGGTATTAAAGTATTTTAACTGCTAACTTATTTTAactgcatatgtatatatacttataaagcaaatcaaatactttgtaatttcatattttctacaCATCATGGATAACTTTGGTCAACTCATAAACCAAACCATACACCTTCAAAGCATTTTAAATAGCCctttaaatatctaaatttatttatttattaatttattgcaCAACAGGGACGAGTCACAATGATCCTATTCATGATGCGTTGGGTGAGGGATGGGAACAACCCAAGATTGctgattttaatttaaaggtCTAATTGCTGTACAGGTCTGTGTAAGTgtgtattttttgcttttttttaatctttataatatttttaaatataattaaatttttatatttaatcgaGTTGGGTCATTTTAATTTGCAGTGTAGATAAACAAGTGTAAATTATAAGTacttaattgtatctaaaaaCATTAATCTACGATCAAAATTCGatcaaaaataagaatttaattGTACCTCATTTAAACCAGATAAAAATGGTTCCACACTCAACCGGAGGCGTCTGTTTGGTTCGCTTCAGTTAAGCATTGGGTTCGGACCTGCGGGTCTGTCTGTCTATATGGGATGGCCGATGGCTGAAACTTCCCGCGCACGCTGTGTGGGATGACCGGCCTTTGAGTCTCGACCGCCAAGTTCATCCGCGCGCGCACCCTCCCTAACACTCCGTTCCTCTTCTTCGACCTCTTCGGCCTCCCATCGATATCGCTGAGAAACAAAAGGTCAGCTTTGTTTTCTTGATTACTCTTAGATTTGCCCATTTTCGCGCCTGTTCTTCCAACTAAATCTTTTCAggagatcattttttttttttcatgcccGTCCTATTCTTGTTATCCAGGGTTTTGTTCATGCCCGTTATGCTCATTGGTTTTGTtagaatcctttttttttttaatccaagaCCTTTATTTcccctttttctttgattttaaaaattagggttttatttgggctttggaaggatttgttttggttaaaaagtggttttttttaatgtttctttttattaggTTGAAATGTAGCTGCGGATTTGTGTGTGTGCAACTTTGATGTTGATTGCACTCAATATATACGTATTTATCTGGTACTTGTGAAGAACTCACTGTGTTGTTTTGTTAATTATAGGTAGTAAAGGAGGTGTGGACTTCATCTTGGCATGGCAGAGTCGGCAATGTAAGATAATGATTTGTTGATCTTTTTCAGTATAATAGTATGCTGTGTATGGGTTAAATGACATCAATTTCCATCTATTTTTGGTGCCATTCTCATGCTAACTTGAATTTGTTACCTcagatttcattatttatttctcAGCTTTTTGTCATTTTAGTGTAGGCTTAGTCTGAGAATTTATATATCTGGTATATTgtgctattatttcattgaaaaaCTTTCAGGGAGGATGCGGGTGACACACTTCGAGTGCTCATTGCTACTGATTGTCACCTGGGTTACATGGAAAAAGATGAAATCCGTAGATTTGATTCTTTTCAGGCATTTGAGGAGATATGCTCAATTGCCGAAGAAAAGAAGGTAAAATGACTTCCTCTTGTGCTTTGGGAAAGTGATTTATTTAGTCCCGGTTACTTAGGGATGCTTCCCAAGTTATTTGGTATGCTGTGTTTTTTATGACAGATTCTGTTGTTGATATCGCATTAGCTTTATGACATTGTTTTGCTTGTAATCCTTCTGTTTTGCTAACTTAGTCTGGTTTGAAATTTTCCATTGAGACATAACTATGTGATTTAGTTATCTACAACTATGCTCTTCTAATCCCAGGGATCAATTTGAAGctaatttttcttattgcaGGTGGACTTTTTACTTCTTGGTGGTGATCTATTCCATGAAAATAAGCCTTCACGGTTTACATTGGTGAAGGCTATTGAGATCCTTCGACGTTATTGCCTCAATGATCAGCCAGTGCAGTTCCAAGTTGTCAGTGATCAGACAATGAACTTTTTGAATGCGTATGTTTCTGACATACATGCTGTAGATTGTAGAACAagtttcttttcctttgctcATGAAAGCAAGTTTGTGTTGTTAAACTGAAAGCTTGCGATTATCTTAGTAAGTTGTGCCTTTGTCTTGGACTCTCGACTAGCATGCACATTTGAGATTTATCTTAGTTGTGAATGCATGCCAGCAGCAATTCTTCTTGTTTAATGTACTTCACTTCTATTTAGTCATAAGATATATCTCTTATGTTCATCATTCACAGTGGCCTCTTTTACTGAAACTAGGAAATATACCTTTCCTGTGTCTGGTCTGTCATGCTTGCTTTAGTACATGCAATTAACAGATCCTTTGAATCTTTGATTAGTAGTAGTTTTACACTTTTCCTTTTATATGATATTCAGAAAGACAGACGTCTGTCATTTTTGCAATTATGATGTTTtcagattgaaaaaaataatcacatgTCACTTTTTGTTTACAGTTTTGGTCATGTGAACTATGAAGATCCTCATTTCAATGTTGGATTACCGGTTTTTACCATTCATGGTAATCATGATGATCCCGCTGGAGTGGTATGATCAAAAGCTTTTATACTTATTTAAAGATTAATCAATTACAATTTTTCGTTGTTATTTCCTGTTTCATGTGCATTTTATTAGAGCTGGTTTCAGGAATTTGCTTTAAGTTATCTAGAATAATCATTTCTCCCAcatttttggatttaaaaatagaaagctGAACCTTGTAAACTGTATTTTCAGTAGAAGTTTTTAGACTGTAGAGCATTTATGTTGTGATCTTTTTTCTTTGGCAATAGATAGCCTACAGGACATACCATTAACTTGATAATGGTACCTTCTATTATGCGCCTTCTGTTGAAAtacttgcaattttttttttcagttgaaAGTGCATTTTCTTCGGTTAAAAAGACTTGCTATCTATGTTTAGTAAGTATGGAAATTTAGTTGCTAAAGACTTCTGTTAGTCATGTTTCCCATTGTGTGTATTCATCCTTATAATTTATCATCTAATATCCTAGCAGCATTTTGGAAGTGCCTGGGTATTcatattacaaaatttaatcTTGCATACATCTctgacaaaaatataattacttattttattgtGTCATGCTGGGTTGCCCAAGATGCAGATGAACGTAGTCTCTTTTGCTTTTTAGGCTTTAGTGGTTTCTCAACTTGGCATGTTGTTGACTTTGATTATCTTTTTCTAATAGGATAATCTTTCTTCCATTGATATTCTATCTGCTTGCAATCTCGTGAACTATTTTGGGAAAATGGTTCTTGGAGGCTCTGGAGTCGGCCAGATAACACTCTACCCTATACTTATCAAGAAGGTCAGTTTAGTATTTCTATGTTGGTGTCTCACATAATTTACAGAGTATTCATGAAGTCAGAGCAAATTCATTCCAGGGTGCAACTTCAGTAGCCTTGTATGGTCTCGGAAACATCAGAGATGAACGGCTTAACAGAATGTTTCAGGTTTTTTCTTGCCTTAGTCTTTTGGTAGGTTTGTATATCATGATTTACCAATTTTATTTCTCAGACACCGCATGCAATACAATGGATGAGGCCTGAAACCCAAGAAGAATGCCCTGTAGCAGATTGGTTCAACATTTTGGTTCTTCATCAGAATAGGTCGTATGCTGATATAATAATCAGAATCCCTCAATCatcatatttttctaatttgtcATTTTCTATCGGTTGTTATTTGTCCATTTTCATGACTAGGATTATCTGTTGCATTCaaccataatcctataaaaTATCTGACTTTACTGATCCTATGAGATAACTGACTTGCCTATCTATCATAAATCTAGTTCAAGGTGAAATTAGATATCTTGGCTATAGATGGTCTGCTACATGAACTAGAAGGCACTTTTGAGACAGGGAATCACCTCATCTCTATCATGTTTGAATTGCTTGCCATTTGGAACAGGAGATTATCAAATTCCCTAGGTCTGTAAGCTTTTTGGTGGATAAAAGGTGATTGGTACTGATCTTGCAGTTGCATTCCTCTCAAAGACAAGAAGTTATTTCTTGTAAATTTTAAGATTATCCCACATGCATGTTACAAGTATACACAGGAAGTGATCTATTTGATTGCCGTTAAAATCCGTGAAAGTGGAGACTTCATGATCTGAGCAGCAAAACATTAGTTGATAGACTATTTATAAAAGATGACCATGAAAAACTTGGTGATTAATCTTTGAGTAATGTGTGGACtgcctttgttttttttttaataaattttggcaTATATGATTGTAACACTACTAATACATTAAATTGTTCCTTGCAGGATTAAGACAAATCCTAAAAATGCAATAAATGAACATTTCTTGCCACGTTTCTTGGACTTCATAGTATGGGGGCACGAACATGAATGCCTTGTTGATCCACAGGTACAGTGTTAGGGAGCCTTTATTCTTGGTTATACTTGTACTTTCCTATTGAAGGTGGCTCTTGGCAGGAGGTTATGGGGATGGGCTTCCATATCACGCAGCCAGGTTCGTCTGTTGCAACATCATTAATTGAAGGGGAGGCGAAGCCTAAGCATGTACTTCTTTTAGAAATTAaggtatgatatatatatatgtatgttaatGTATGAGTATTCCTACCTATTTGCAATCATTCTTAGATCACATTGGTCATTCCTTGATACAGGGCAGTCAGTACAGACCGACAAAAATTCCTTTGAAGTCAGTTAGACCTTTTGAATATGCTGAGGTATGGCCCTTCCTACTTAAAATAGGGCTACTTGCATGTTTCTaattatttgttcattttgctatCTAGGTCGTTTTAAAGGATGAATCTGACATTGATCCAAATGACCAAGCATCTGTTCTTGAACATCTGGACAAAGTTGTAAGAGCTGTTTCTTTTATCACTTTGAAGGCCTCCATTTTGTTTGTTGATGagataatgtttaatttttctatgtttataatttaacaACCTCAGGTGCGAAATCTAATTGAAAAAAGTAACAAGAGATCTGTCAACAGATCAGAACTCAAGCTTCCTTTGGTGCGCATAAaggttgttttttatttatccaGTCATGCCTTACATGTGATCAACATGCTATGTTACTTGTGTGCATATTGGGCAATATATTAGCtatcattttgtttttagttctaTATTCTTTTGATGGCTCAAATTGTAATGACAATGCTTCTATTATATTCTTTCTTGTAAATCCTATTTTGTCTAAATGTATAAATTTGATCCTTTTGggtcatttctttgcacatggCTTAACATCAATGAATACTTAACAACTTTTCCcccaaaagtttttttaaattaaaatgtctttctaattttattttatttttattttgttatcagCAGAATTAACTCTGCAAGTCTCAACAGTTAGACATTCAAatgccttgatttttttttttatttggtgcaTTTCTGGTTTTAAATTTACAGAAAACAATGGAACagtgaagaaaaagatgaaaaaatttagaactcaaattgatttatatcttgTTCAAAGCTATTTGTGCACTGCAACCCTCTATGAAATTGATTGTGTTCTTGATTGTTCCGTCAGTTCTTATATTCCTTCATAAATACATTtgttatcatgtattttgttgTACACTATGTTACCATGAGAAATTCACTTGTAGATTGATTTTGCAGGTTGACTATTCTGGATTTATGACTATAAACCCTCAGAGATTTGGGCAGAAATATGTGGGAAAGGTTGCTGTAACTTTATTTTGGAAGctttcatcattatcatcttcaTATCTATAATTTGACATATGTAATTGTCAATATTTTCAACCTGTAGGTTGCTAACCCTCAAGACATTTTGATTTTCTCAAAAGCTGCAAAGAAACGTCAATCACTAGAAGGTAACTTGCATTATATCGGAGTTGGATGCTTTAGTCTTCATTCCTACATATTGCATCTTGCAAGTGATGGAGCTTGCTATTTCAATTGGGCTTTCATTTATTAAATCATCCTACTATGTGGGAAAAGTTTTGGCAATAAACCTTGAATCTTTGATGAAGCAGTGCCACCAAGACTTCCATCCAAGGCATTTGCTGTAGTTTGCTTGCTTGTCATATGCATTGTTGCCTGCTGATATAATATGAAAGCAAGGAagccttttttttaatgcatctgATTAGGTGACATAAAAATCCATGTCCaaggaataaaagaaaaggatctCTTCAGGTCTTAAATTCACCCTGGGGACATTAATCGAGCATGCGCATGACAATATGAAAACATGAGATAAGAGTAATGATAAggtgtataaaaaaattatgctacTTAATATTACAGGTTTAGAAGAGTGGATGAAATCTGATAAGAAAAAATAGCACACCTAATTTATGGTTCCTTTTGACTTAATCATACAAGAATCCCTGATGAGGTTCAATTATTGCTGGTTTATGTAAAAATGAACTTCCATCAAAATTGGCTTCTATGACTCAAAATGTCAAttcttattttatctaatttttatattcaGAAATACATTAAATGAATGGATAGTTAAAGAGGATATATTGTGGAGCAGTTTGTATCATGTTCCAATAGAGAGAAATTATTGTAAGgcacatttttttcattttcctttcttAGCTTCCCCACGCCTATAGCTTTTCTtatttaagaaaacatattcTCTAGTAGAATTTTACACTAGGATCGTTTATGTA is a window of Dioscorea cayenensis subsp. rotundata cultivar TDr96_F1 chromosome 5, TDr96_F1_v2_PseudoChromosome.rev07_lg8_w22 25.fasta, whole genome shotgun sequence DNA encoding:
- the LOC120261798 gene encoding double-strand break repair protein MRE11 yields the protein MAESAMEDAGDTLRVLIATDCHLGYMEKDEIRRFDSFQAFEEICSIAEEKKVDFLLLGGDLFHENKPSRFTLVKAIEILRRYCLNDQPVQFQVVSDQTMNFLNAFGHVNYEDPHFNVGLPVFTIHGNHDDPAGVDNLSSIDILSACNLVNYFGKMVLGGSGVGQITLYPILIKKGATSVALYGLGNIRDERLNRMFQTPHAIQWMRPETQEECPVADWFNILVLHQNRIKTNPKNAINEHFLPRFLDFIVWGHEHECLVDPQEVMGMGFHITQPGSSVATSLIEGEAKPKHVLLLEIKGSQYRPTKIPLKSVRPFEYAEVVLKDESDIDPNDQASVLEHLDKVVRNLIEKSNKRSVNRSELKLPLVRIKVDYSGFMTINPQRFGQKYVGKVANPQDILIFSKAAKKRQSLEEKIDDHEKLRPEELNQQNIEALVAESNLKMEILPVNDLDIALQDFVNKDDKMAFYSCVQYNLDETRKKLNSEAEKLKIEEEDLIVKVGECIQERVKERSLHSKEHLRRMSDSQTLQGNKGKGSATFSATNSFSDDEDTREMLSTSKSVGQSRKEPSRMSRGSNDATGIGRSGISKRGRGRGSSNLKQMTLDATIITRRSQRSTSASASAAVQSIAEDGLNSPSSEETEKFDVNEVVESSEPEESFQVKGRKRAAPRGRGRGSTTSAKRGRKSNSSSMHSMLMNIDDNDDDDDDDDLPGKQKKVQPRVAKNYGALRKR